From the genome of Anopheles funestus chromosome 2RL, idAnoFuneDA-416_04, whole genome shotgun sequence:
GTGAATGATAAAGGTTAAAAAGCTTGGGCACGAAATACTTTCGGTTCAATTTTCAGACTTTTTGGAACGCTTCGGACATGGTACGAGCAGGTGAGGTCGGTTCAGCATGGGCTAATATTTATTCGAAGTTAACCGACTTTGTGCTGGGTGGGGAAAAGGTGGGCATAGATTGAGTGGATCCCGGCTTAACCCGATGTGACGATTTAAGCCTTCCTCTTGGCCGCCCCATACCCATCGGTGGAAGTGTATGGCTATATGTTATCGCTTcttgtaataaattataattggATTTGTTTGTCTTTCGGTAGGATATTTGGTCGGTTTTGGTCGGACGGGATTAGATGAAGATTAGACCTGGGTTCCGGATACACCGATAACGTCATCGGAGCGGGAAGGTAGTGGTGCGTTGGACGTGGAGAATCCGATGCCAGCCATCTTTGATGCGCACGTGAAGGAGGCTAAGATTTTTTTGGTCCATAACTCTTAATACGCCccccactaccaccaccgacGAGCGAAAGCAGAAGCTTCTCCTTCGCACTAAGCCCACCAAACTTCGGTTCGAGACCAATCGGTTCTGTCGGATCGGAATGGGAGTTAGGAAATAGATTAACGCGAAATAAGGACGATAACTTTCACCATGAAGCTTACCTTCGAAGTCACCGGTACGTTCAAGGGTCAACAGATATTCACCGTCCGCCGTGAGAAGGGTTATGTACTCCACGATGAGGTGCCTTTTGACGGCGAGAACACTGCAGACAATGAGACAACACAGCGCAGCGGTTAGATTGGACAAACTTGGACGAGTTTCAACATCACGTTACCTGTCTTGAATTTCTTGCACAATAAGATCCTTCGCTTTCGAATTCGCAACAGTTTCGTCACTATGGTTCAGGAACTCACAACTGGAAGCTTTGGTGACATTCCTTCCACCCGGGACCACTTCGTATGCCTTACTCGGTCGTCCAATTTGTAGCAAAATGATCGAAGAATCTGTTGCCTCCAGTTGGCTCTCTAATCGATCGCAGTAACCACCGAGGTCCACCGTTTCCAAGGGTACAGAAAACACTTGAAACACGCTGCCCAGTGTCATGCTAATGACACCACCGATAGACAACAGCAGTAGCGCTAATATCTGCCAACGATACATCACGACCGAACCGTGGAACTGATTGATCAACTACGGTGTGAAGTGATATTTAAAGACCTGAATTGCCGGCATCGTTGCATGGTTACCGGATGGAATGTAAAGGGGTTGAACTTGAAGCTTACCCTACGACGACTATTACACACGTGCGGGATCGCATGTGATCGTGCGCATTCATATTGGGAATTTATGAATCTCGTCAGTTCCGTTAAATAACGTTTCGTTATCAATGCGTATCTAGCATGGTTGATCATGAATTTCCGTGGAAGGTATTGTTTGATATAAAATACccttacaaaaatatttacccTTGCTTTGTCACTTTGTTTCTTCTGAAGATAGAAATTAAGgcaatgcaaaaaaagctaaaagaaacaggttttttattccttccaaAGAAGAACAGAACATAGATGATGGACAAAACCATGTGTGGTTGACTTGTGgtgaatttattataattacttTATTATGATTTGGTTCGAAAAGTTTAGAGATAAGCGAGCCTCTAAGCATTGCGATGCGTTGCGTCATCGTAGTTTTTTCACGGTTAAAGTATTAATGTTTCCTCCGCCCAACAGTGACAGAAGAACTTTCTGCGCGTCATCATCCCTGATATCAAAATAGGAAACTACCTTTGGTTTGTAGTTTTTATCTGTAAATCAATGGAACGGTTTTATGTGAGTATTAATGTCTTTAAAGAAGAGTAATAAGATAAACTTACCAATCACTATCTCAGTGCTTAGGGTGATAATAAAACCATCTTCAGTGACGAAAagaaatttctcaaacagtaCGCCTTCGATGAGACGGATCTGATGCTCGTCTAAGCTGATGTATGTGCTGCAATGatagaaaattaatattcaCATTCGGTGACGATTCGGTCACACAAACTTACCCACTGGCGAGTAGATCCGTTACGATCGTTCGTATTTCATCGTGATCATGTTTCTCGATCGTATCTGCCTGCTGAGGTGCACCCACTGCCAATCCAATCACTAAGCACAAGAGTAACCCAATGCTTGCTGTTGTTCGATGTTGCTGTTtcatggtgtgttttttttgtttgcttctgaTGTCGACACTGATTTAACTCCGAAGACAATCGGTTTGCGAGTGATGGATATGCTTGATCGGTTGAAGTGTTTTATAAATACTGCTGAAGTGGAAGCCAAACACTTGACAAGAGGGAGGAGAATCTTGAGAAAGCTGGTTTTGCTAGGAGCACAGGAAAAGCAGAACTGGAATACCAAATTTAACCATGCGCTGGAGTACTCTGGTCGAGATCGATGACGTGTGATTGGGAATTTCTGGATATGTAGTGTACTTGCCACTTGGAGAATTGTTTTGGGATTTTCCGTTAAAAAAGGGAATCTGTTTGACGACATTTGTGgagcataaaaatatttaaacatcatCGAACGTTGCGGTCCAAAATGTAGGTCAGTACAGTGAACGAATTGGTAATGAGAGATAATTTCCAGCGGAATATTACATCCCTACCGTGTGATGCGATGCTGTTACAGTTTAGCTCAATTGCGCAGCTGTCATACACGAAACCCAGGCTCGTCTGTACAACCCCTGTGCATCACCCCATGCGTTGACGCTTCTAATCCTTTACCCGACCCTCAAGGATGCGGAACCGCATGGTGCTTCACTCGCGCGAGGTTAATTCGATTTATGCATGCATCCGCGTACCGGGAATCCTTTGCATACGGCACCACACACCCATCGGAACGGTTTTATTTTGCCGCAGGATACGGTTGCGTCCAACCCCTTCAGCACTATGCAATGCTGCCAGAGCTTAATCAATAACCAATCAATAGGACGCGTATATACAGAGCAGCTGTTCATATCTCCCAGACGTGTTACATCCTGCTGAGggaatcgtgtttttttttgctttcaaccTTTAAAAACAGCATAACAACCGAACGAACGGTTAAATCATTCAACGGAACGGgttgtttgaaattaaaattacactCGCCAGCGAACTGCCAAAAAGCGTTAGCAAAAGACGCAGGGACTGTACTATAGCGCAAAACGAGTTGCAAAGTTTGTCGATGGTACAAATTGAAAGCACAAACAGGATTGgggtttgaaattttaaagagGAAAACTCAAACGCATCTCCAGCATGATGTGGTCGGGTTCGAGAATCGGTTcggttttcattttaatttagaCAGGAAATAAACAAAGCCCCAAAGTTCTCAAACCCACTCAGCACACCGTTTTGGGCTAGAATGTGAATGTATACACACCCGTCGGGAACCCGGGACCGCCCTTGTTTATCCATTGGTCAACGGAGAAATGGAGGTttgaatgaaaggaaaaaccgaaacacacCTTACCATTTGCccgaaaaacatacaaaacaccCGGTCT
Proteins encoded in this window:
- the LOC125763692 gene encoding uncharacterized protein LOC125763692 — translated: MKQQHRTTASIGLLLCLVIGLAVGAPQQADTIEKHDHDEIRTIVTDLLASGTYISLDEHQIRLIEGVLFEKFLFVTEDGFIITLSTEIVIDKNYKPKVVSYFDIRDDDAQKVLLSLLGGGNINTLTVKKLR
- the LOC125763689 gene encoding uncharacterized protein LOC125763689 — its product is MYRWQILALLLLSIGGVISMTLGSVFQVFSVPLETVDLGGYCDRLESQLEATDSSIILLQIGRPSKAYEVVPGGRNVTKASSCEFLNHSDETVANSKAKDLIVQEIQDSVLAVKRHLIVEYITLLTADGEYLLTLERTGDFEEPIGLEPKFGGLSAKEKLLLSLVGGGSGGRIKSYGPKKS